The Dehalobacter sp. DCM sequence AAAAATAATAAATCGTCGTGCTCATAAAACCCTCCCAGTTTATTTTTTCACATGGTATTTAATCATCTAACTAATCAGCATATTAAATTATATCGAATCACATCATCTTAGGCAAAATAATTCTGATAAAATGTGGGAAACTAAAACATAATTAATTAAATTTAACCATCAGAGGTGAACTTACGATGGATGAACTGCGTATAACCAAATTGAAAAAGTTATATGAATTGGAGAATTTGCTTATCCATTATTACAAATCGCAATTGTCCGAAAGCGAGGATACGGTGTTTAACAGCGCGTTGACGAAATTTATTAAGACCGATACGGTACACGCAGACTACTTTCATGAGCTATTTCGTGAACAGGACATAGAAATTCCGGTAATCACAGCGGCGATAGCCGATATTACCGGAAATCTTGTCGGGGAAGCAGTCGAATTGACGGGGATCGGAAATGTTTGCCGTATCGGCGTCTCTCTGGAAAATCAAATTGCCGAATTATACGCCGACCTGATTGAAGAAAATCCCTCCTCGAAAATCTTGGATATACTGCTCAGTTACAAGATTGATAAGGAATTTCATGCGTTATGGCTGCAGCGTTATGGGCAGTTTCTCAAACAACAGAAGACGTGTACCACCAATCTTATTCAAAATGCTATCGATGGTCATCCCACGGTGAATATGAATGTACGCTTGATCTAACTAAAATAGCGGATCACACGTTTCAGGGCTATCGCAAACCAATACGTATATTCTTCCGGTTTTTTCCTCACCTGATCAGCCAATTGGTCTAGTCGGATCCATTGATAATCGGAAACTTCATCCGGATTGGGGACCGGATCTCGGTTATATTCGCCAATAAAAACATGGTCGATTTCATTTTCGGTCATCTCTTTATCCAGAGCAACCGTGTATTGAAAAACAAAGATTTCTTTTAATGGACAGGTAAAGCCCATTTCCTCCATCAAGCGCCGTGTTGCCGCCGACATCAGATCCTCGCCCGGACGCGGATGGCTGCAACAGGTATTCGTCCACAAATCTTCGGAATGGTATTTGGTTGCTGCGCGTTTATGTATCAGCAATTCATGCTTATCATTAAAAACGAAGATGGAAAAAGCACGATGACGCAAACCTTGACGATGCGCTTCCATTTTCTCCATTATCCCGACTTCCCGATCCTGTTCATCCACGAGGATTACCGTCTCTTGCATTGAATTCTCCTTCTGTTGTCGATGTGATCTCCGCCCTCTGTAATGTTTCTATATTATCATGTTCATTCTGTTAATTTCCACTCTAATTATTTGTAATTTGAAAAGGCATCGCGTGTATCTCCTCATATTATTTGTTTTCTTTGCCGCAAAAACAGTGTAGAATAGAAACACGAGTGTCGCAAGATATTTGTTTAAAAAACTATCAAACACACGTTCCCATTTGGTCTCTTTTATGTTAATATATGGAATATAGATTAACATAATGTTTATCTGGGTGGAGGAAAAAATGGATAACGAGAGGTTTCAAGAACGCGTATTAGAGCAACTTGGTTCTCTTGGAAATAAAATGGATCGAATGGAAACACGCCAAGAGAGTCTGGAAGTCAGACAGGACCGATTTGAAGACGTCTTGATGGATCTTCGTACCGGACAGCAGGAACTTCGTACTGATGTAAAGGAACTTCAGACCAACGTCCGGGAACTTCAGACTGACGTACAGGAACTTAAGACCGACGTCCGGGAACTTCAGACTGACGTACAGGAACTTAAGACCGATGTCCGGGAACTTCAGACTGATGTACAGGAACTTAAGACCGACGTCCGGGAACTTCAGACTGATGTACAGGAACTTAAGA is a genomic window containing:
- the idi gene encoding isopentenyl-diphosphate Delta-isomerase codes for the protein MQETVILVDEQDREVGIMEKMEAHRQGLRHRAFSIFVFNDKHELLIHKRAATKYHSEDLWTNTCCSHPRPGEDLMSAATRRLMEEMGFTCPLKEIFVFQYTVALDKEMTENEIDHVFIGEYNRDPVPNPDEVSDYQWIRLDQLADQVRKKPEEYTYWFAIALKRVIRYFS